CCGGGCTCCAACGGTTCGATGACAAACCGGGACCGGTTTTCGGAGACTACTTCTTCAGAGAGGGTGGGGCGCTGTGCAATGAGCACTGGGGGTTTCCTTTCAGCGAGCATCCGCTATATGACGCAACACAGGTGGTGGAAAAGGCGGCTGGCGACTTAACGGCGGCGGAGTTGGCCCTCCCCGGACGCCTTGGATTGAATCCAAGGCCGTCGAGAAAGGCCAACTCACACTGCGGCGGTGTCGTTAGACGCGGCGGCGCTTGGGCGGGCGGCAGCCGTTGTGGGCGCTGGGGGTGACATCCTGAATGGAGCCAACCTCAAGACCAGCAGCCTGCAGCGAACGGATAGCCGTTTCGCGGCCCGAGCCCGGACCCTTGACAAAAACGTCAACCTTGCGCAGACCGTGCTCCTGTGCGCGCTTGGCAGCTGCTTCAGCAGCCATCTGTGCGGCGTACGGAGTCGACTTGCGCGAGCCCTTGAAGCCAACCTCGCCGGCGGAAGCCCACGAGATGACGGCACCGTTCGGATCCGTGATGGACACGATGGTGTTGTTAAAGGTGCTCTTGATGTGCGCCTGGCCCAGCGCAATATTCTTTTTATCCTTGCGACGCGGCTTACGAACCGCTCCACGAGTCTTTGGGGGCATTTTATTCTCCTACGAAAGTTTTTTTGAGGGGTCGGCGTGCGCTATTTTTAGCGGCCGGCCTTCTTCTTGCCTGCGACGGTGCGCTTCGGGCCCTTGCGGGTGCGAGCGTTGGTCTTCGTGCGCTGGCCGTGCACAGGCATGCCGCGGCGGTGGCGGATGCCCTGGTAGCTGCCGATCTCAACCTTGCGGCGGATATCTGCTGCAACCTCGCGGCGAAGGTCACCCTCAACCTTGTAGTTACCCTCGATGTTGTCACGCAGCTGAACGAGTTCAGCGTCGGACAAGTCCTTCACGCGGACGTCCGGGGAGATCCCCGTGTCTGCCAGGACTTTCTTAGCACGGGTCTTGCCCACGCCGTAGATGTATGTAAGCGCTACTTCCAGCCGCTTTTCGCGGGGAAGGTCTACGCCAGCGAGACGTGCCATAGTGGCTGCTCCTTGTGTAAACCGGAGGTCGTAGACAGTACACCCGCACTATTGTCCAGTGCGGCCCCGGCCTCCGACCGGGGGTCCGTTGGCCGGTTGCGAAAGTATTTTTCGCCTTCGTCCAACTTGTGCTGCCTTATTTATGTACTTGCGTGAGCGGCTGCCCGGCTTCCTCCCAAAGGGAAGGATTAGCCCTGGCGCTGCTTGTGGCGCGGGTTCTCGCAGATCACCATGAC
This genomic stretch from Arthrobacter dokdonellae harbors:
- the rpsK gene encoding 30S ribosomal protein S11, which gives rise to MPPKTRGAVRKPRRKDKKNIALGQAHIKSTFNNTIVSITDPNGAVISWASAGEVGFKGSRKSTPYAAQMAAEAAAKRAQEHGLRKVDVFVKGPGSGRETAIRSLQAAGLEVGSIQDVTPSAHNGCRPPKRRRV
- the rpsM gene encoding 30S ribosomal protein S13, producing the protein MARLAGVDLPREKRLEVALTYIYGVGKTRAKKVLADTGISPDVRVKDLSDAELVQLRDNIEGNYKVEGDLRREVAADIRRKVEIGSYQGIRHRRGMPVHGQRTKTNARTRKGPKRTVAGKKKAGR